Below is a window of Oligoflexia bacterium DNA.
TTGCCGCGGGTGGAAAAACAACCGACGTAGATTTAAAAATCGGAACCTTAGCGACGTACAATGTTTTAGAAGCTATGCGTTTGCAAGATGTGCGTGAGTTGGTTTTTTCTTCAACAAGTGCAATTTATGGTGAGGCAGAGCTAAGGCCCACACCTGAAGGCTACGGCCCGCTTTTACCCATTAGCTTTTACGGTGCAAGTAAACTTGCATGTGAAGCGCTTTCAACAGCATTTGCCCATAACTTTAAAATGAAAGTTTGGATTTACCGTTTTGCAAACATTGTTGGAAGTCACACGACCCATGGTGCCATTCATGATTTTATTAAAAAATTAAAAAAAGACTATAAAC
It encodes the following:
- a CDS encoding SDR family NAD(P)-dependent oxidoreductase: MKVLVTGGAGFIGSHLCLRLLKQGDDVIAFDNLSLGQEKFLKPCLDFKNFKFIKQDLLDFEEIKKACKGVERVWHLAANSDIAAGGKTTDVDLKIGTLATYNVLEAMRLQDVRELVFSSTSAIYGEAELRPTPEGYGPLLPISFYGASKLACEALSTAFAHNFKMKVWIYRFANIVGSHTTHGAIHDFIKKLKKDYK